The Sediminispirochaeta smaragdinae DSM 11293 genome has a segment encoding these proteins:
- the hydA gene encoding dihydropyrimidinase gives MKSLICGGTIVSPLGKTRADLLIDGEKIAAIGDLAGSEEAAGATCIDASGKLIFPGIIDAHTHYHLESRGTVTADSFFEGSRAAAFGGVTTVIDFADQEAGKRLQESSSERIAAMREGMACDFALHQSVYTVHDGIEKELQHLKALGVTTVKIFTTYKREGYLIDESGLRRLFEACRDLQMMVSVHAEDDDMIEELEAEYEGRPLPPSMHPVLRPSESEYRAIKKIGELAHSVSMPIYIVHLSSSRGYDAVCELKGKGVRMMIETTPHYLLLDNDLLSRPEAQKYIMTPPLRRPEDNAALWKGLEAGNIDIIATDHCSFTREQKMASDSVLTILPGIPGSEELLPLVHTEGVGKGRISLERMVSLLSEMPAKAFGLYPRKGLIAEGSDADLVIFDPEKEVVLTDERQHTAAGYTPYNGWKVKGMVEATIFRGTLIVSDGIYHGKAGSGQFLAAGLPELYRRG, from the coding sequence ATGAAAAGCTTAATTTGTGGTGGAACGATCGTCTCGCCCCTCGGGAAAACCAGGGCCGATCTTTTGATCGATGGAGAGAAGATTGCCGCAATCGGAGATCTTGCTGGCAGCGAGGAGGCCGCCGGTGCCACATGCATCGATGCTTCCGGTAAGCTTATCTTTCCCGGTATTATCGATGCCCACACCCATTACCATCTGGAAAGCCGCGGAACCGTAACGGCGGATAGCTTTTTCGAAGGCAGCCGTGCCGCAGCCTTCGGCGGGGTGACCACGGTAATTGATTTTGCAGATCAGGAAGCGGGGAAGCGTTTACAAGAGTCCAGCAGCGAACGAATAGCGGCGATGAGGGAGGGAATGGCCTGTGACTTTGCCCTCCATCAATCTGTCTATACCGTGCATGACGGAATCGAAAAAGAGTTACAGCACCTCAAGGCGCTGGGTGTTACCACTGTCAAGATCTTTACGACCTATAAACGGGAAGGGTATCTGATTGATGAAAGCGGTCTCAGACGGCTTTTCGAAGCGTGCCGAGACCTTCAGATGATGGTGAGCGTGCACGCAGAAGACGACGACATGATAGAGGAGTTGGAGGCGGAATACGAGGGCCGCCCTCTACCTCCCTCCATGCATCCCGTGCTTCGTCCCTCGGAGTCGGAATACCGTGCGATAAAGAAGATAGGGGAACTTGCACATTCGGTTTCCATGCCGATCTATATCGTGCACCTCTCCTCAAGCCGGGGCTACGATGCCGTATGTGAGTTGAAAGGGAAGGGGGTTCGGATGATGATAGAGACAACCCCCCATTATCTTCTCCTTGACAACGATCTCCTTTCCAGGCCGGAAGCTCAGAAGTATATCATGACGCCGCCATTAAGGCGGCCGGAGGATAATGCAGCCCTTTGGAAGGGCCTTGAGGCGGGGAACATCGATATCATTGCCACGGACCACTGCTCCTTCACCAGGGAACAGAAAATGGCCTCCGATTCGGTTCTCACCATTCTTCCCGGTATTCCCGGCAGCGAGGAACTTCTGCCCCTGGTTCACACGGAAGGAGTAGGCAAGGGGCGTATTTCCCTGGAGCGCATGGTCTCCCTCCTTTCCGAGATGCCGGCAAAGGCCTTTGGGCTGTACCCTCGCAAGGGCTTGATTGCCGAAGGCAGCGATGCCGATCTTGTTATTTTCGATCCGGAAAAAGAGGTGGTTCTTACCGATGAGCGTCAGCATACCGCAGCCGGCTATACTCCCTACAACGGCTGGAAGGTAAAGGGGATGGTCGAAGCCACCATATTTCGGGGAACACTGATTGTCTCCGACGGTATCTATCATGGAAAAGCCGGAAGCGGCCAGTTCCTTGCCGCAGGACTTCCGGAGCTCTACAGGAGGGGATGA
- a CDS encoding aldehyde dehydrogenase family protein — protein MKPFSVPAEVERFLSRKEIGMIIDGASTPAAGGGHAPVINPSTGETIARLAQGDARDVDRAVAAAAKAYANGWEGMLPAQREALLRRFASLIETHAEELAYLESIDNGKPIHHTKAIDVRASAGNLYHAAGLPTKIQGTVPAVSIPGHMVYTRREPLGVVGIILPWNYPLIHAMQKAGPAMACGNCVVVKPASDASLAVVRLGELALEAELPPGVFNVVTGPGSLIGKALAAHPDVAKVQMTGSTAVGRGVIAASAGNIKRLALELGSKAPNIIFADADLTEAVPGAFAAAFGHSGQSCVAGCRLFVERPVYDTVLSKMIEMTKTIKPGNALDPETNLGPIVSKAQFETIMNYIEEGRNCGAKMACGGKRMVPPTVPEGGYYIEPTIFTDVPDDARISIEEIFGPMVNIYPFDSEEELIRRANATHYGLASGLWTKDVARAHRVAAKLKSGVVWINTYDMFQPTVPFGGFKQSGYGRDNGSEAVEAFTEVKSVWVKTV, from the coding sequence ATGAAACCATTTTCTGTTCCGGCCGAAGTGGAGCGTTTTCTCTCAAGAAAAGAAATAGGTATGATTATCGACGGAGCATCTACTCCAGCCGCAGGAGGCGGACATGCTCCGGTGATCAATCCCTCTACCGGAGAGACGATCGCACGTCTGGCCCAGGGGGATGCAAGGGATGTCGACAGAGCCGTTGCAGCCGCGGCTAAGGCATATGCCAATGGTTGGGAGGGAATGCTGCCGGCGCAGAGGGAGGCCCTTTTACGACGATTCGCATCCCTGATCGAAACACATGCCGAAGAGCTTGCCTACCTTGAAAGCATCGACAACGGAAAGCCCATTCACCATACAAAAGCCATTGATGTACGGGCATCGGCGGGAAATCTCTATCATGCGGCAGGACTGCCCACGAAAATCCAGGGGACGGTGCCTGCAGTTTCCATTCCCGGTCATATGGTATACACACGGCGGGAGCCCCTGGGGGTCGTCGGGATCATCCTTCCCTGGAATTATCCCCTCATCCATGCCATGCAAAAGGCGGGACCGGCCATGGCATGCGGCAACTGTGTGGTGGTAAAACCGGCCTCCGACGCATCCCTTGCAGTGGTGCGCCTGGGAGAACTCGCCCTTGAAGCCGAATTACCACCGGGGGTGTTTAATGTTGTGACAGGCCCCGGTTCACTTATCGGGAAGGCCCTTGCTGCCCACCCCGATGTGGCAAAGGTCCAGATGACAGGTTCCACCGCCGTGGGACGCGGGGTAATAGCAGCCTCCGCAGGAAACATCAAACGGCTTGCCCTTGAGCTGGGAAGCAAGGCTCCGAACATCATCTTTGCAGATGCGGATCTGACCGAAGCCGTTCCCGGGGCCTTTGCCGCCGCCTTTGGTCACAGCGGACAGAGCTGCGTTGCCGGATGTCGCCTCTTCGTGGAACGTCCCGTATATGATACGGTCCTGTCGAAGATGATCGAGATGACCAAGACAATCAAACCTGGCAACGCATTGGACCCCGAAACAAATCTGGGACCGATTGTAAGTAAGGCTCAATTTGAAACGATTATGAACTATATAGAAGAGGGCCGAAACTGTGGAGCAAAGATGGCCTGCGGCGGTAAGCGAATGGTTCCACCAACGGTACCAGAGGGTGGATACTATATCGAACCGACGATCTTCACCGATGTCCCCGATGACGCCAGGATATCGATCGAAGAAATTTTCGGACCGATGGTCAATATCTACCCCTTTGATTCGGAAGAGGAGTTGATCCGCCGAGCAAACGCAACGCACTACGGACTTGCCTCGGGATTGTGGACGAAGGATGTCGCACGAGCTCACCGGGTTGCAGCGAAGCTGAAAAGCGGCGTGGTTTGGATCAATACCTATGATATGTTCCAGCCGACAGTCCCTTTCGGAGGATTCAAGCAAAGCGGCTACGGAAGGGACAACGGAAGCGAGGCGGTGGAGGCCTTCACGGAGGTGAAATCAGTCTGGGTAAAGACCGTGTAG
- a CDS encoding GntR family transcriptional regulator produces MEIDRNSHVPVYWQIKEDIHNKIMQGSFQPKQRIPSEPKLAEMYGVSRLTARNAVTELVNDGYLQRIHGQGTFVTKPKFEESSARFSGFFDTMTRKGYTVISKVLFAKEVTPSEEVAEPLHLSGHDTVYQIRRLRSVGKDPIGIQEVFLPAARCSGVLNFDLEHDSIYRFLAEELMLNLKRAREQLEAIAANRECASLLGIKEGSPVLHTKRTTFLSGDIPIEYSISWYRGDSYVFEVDID; encoded by the coding sequence ATGGAGATTGATCGAAATAGCCATGTACCGGTGTACTGGCAGATAAAAGAGGATATTCACAACAAAATCATGCAGGGGAGTTTCCAGCCGAAGCAGCGTATTCCTTCCGAGCCTAAGCTGGCGGAGATGTATGGCGTAAGCAGATTGACCGCGAGAAACGCCGTAACGGAACTTGTCAACGATGGATATCTTCAACGTATTCATGGACAGGGAACCTTCGTAACCAAACCTAAGTTTGAAGAAAGTTCGGCGAGGTTTAGCGGCTTTTTCGATACCATGACCCGCAAGGGATATACGGTGATTTCCAAGGTTCTCTTTGCAAAAGAGGTTACACCTTCGGAAGAGGTGGCAGAGCCCCTACATCTTTCCGGCCACGATACGGTCTATCAGATTCGCAGGCTCCGTTCCGTCGGCAAGGATCCCATTGGTATTCAGGAGGTTTTTCTTCCCGCTGCCCGCTGCTCAGGGGTCTTGAATTTTGATCTGGAACATGACTCCATTTATCGATTTCTCGCTGAAGAGCTGATGCTGAATCTAAAGAGGGCAAGAGAGCAATTGGAAGCAATTGCGGCGAACCGGGAGTGTGCAAGCCTTCTCGGAATAAAAGAGGGCTCTCCTGTTCTTCATACCAAAAGGACTACCTTTCTCTCCGGCGATATTCCTATTGAATACAGTATCAGCTGGTATCGTGGCGACAGCTATGTTTTTGAGGTTGATATTGATTAA
- a CDS encoding 4Fe-4S binding protein, whose product MDLSIDLCGIRLKSPLIVGSGPISYGAEGMIRAFNHGAGAVVTKTIRDQAADNPFPHIALSDAKSLVNAEKWSDFPARQWIDQEIPRAKAAGVVVIGSIGYTPEAVDHWICDVDRAGADMIELVSYREETIREMVVRAKRLTDKPVFVKISPNWPDAVSAAIDTLRLGVDGITAMDSLGPVLRIDIKTGRPMLGGAHGEGWLSGAAIKPIALSYVAEIAAKTDKPIIGLGGVMNAEDAVEMMMAGASAVGVCSYPIIRGTKALGTLNKKIISLAEKLGFSSLSEISGYSQPYLRSGENSTKFSFSYNPDICTECGRCVTVCPYEARSMVGRQMNLDRSMCRYCGLCVTACPTGALSRSEVTG is encoded by the coding sequence ATGGATCTTTCCATTGACTTGTGCGGTATCAGATTAAAGAGTCCGCTTATTGTAGGATCGGGGCCCATTAGCTACGGCGCCGAGGGTATGATTCGTGCTTTCAATCACGGGGCCGGGGCCGTCGTGACTAAAACCATTCGTGATCAGGCGGCTGATAATCCTTTTCCTCATATTGCGTTATCTGATGCAAAAAGCCTTGTAAATGCTGAAAAATGGTCCGATTTTCCTGCCCGTCAGTGGATTGATCAAGAGATTCCTCGGGCAAAGGCCGCAGGGGTCGTGGTGATCGGCAGTATCGGGTATACCCCCGAAGCGGTGGACCACTGGATCTGTGATGTCGATCGGGCCGGCGCCGATATGATCGAGCTTGTCAGCTATCGTGAAGAGACCATTCGAGAGATGGTTGTGCGGGCGAAGCGCCTGACCGATAAACCTGTTTTTGTAAAAATCAGCCCAAACTGGCCCGATGCCGTTTCAGCTGCCATCGATACGCTCAGGCTTGGGGTCGACGGCATAACGGCCATGGATTCCTTGGGGCCTGTCTTGCGTATCGACATCAAAACCGGGCGCCCGATGCTTGGTGGAGCCCACGGGGAAGGCTGGCTGAGCGGGGCCGCCATAAAACCTATTGCACTGAGTTATGTCGCCGAGATTGCCGCGAAAACCGATAAGCCCATCATTGGGCTCGGCGGGGTGATGAACGCCGAAGATGCGGTGGAGATGATGATGGCAGGCGCCAGCGCCGTTGGGGTCTGCAGCTACCCGATTATTCGTGGTACCAAGGCCCTGGGAACACTAAACAAGAAGATTATTTCCCTGGCGGAGAAGCTTGGCTTCTCTTCTTTGTCCGAGATATCGGGCTATTCCCAACCCTATCTGCGGTCGGGAGAGAACAGCACGAAATTCTCATTTTCCTATAACCCGGATATCTGCACCGAATGTGGACGCTGTGTTACGGTCTGCCCCTATGAGGCCCGAAGTATGGTGGGCAGACAGATGAATCTTGATCGGTCGATGTGCCGCTATTGCGGCCTGTGTGTAACTGCATGTCCCACAGGTGCCCTTTCAAGAAGTGAGGTGACAGGATGA
- a CDS encoding FGGY-family carbohydrate kinase codes for MALIDPVLFLGYDLGSHGAKATLRDLSGQVLASVSRSHTIDRPHPGWQEQDPVALWWEEFVDIVRSIKLQVAARPMAEKGPLRLAGIGITGFVPGLCALDRFGLPVRMGIMHTDLRAGAELQQIQQRLNEPVSLGTLLPKLLWIKDHEPDTYARISKVLVPHAYLVYRLTGKMVCDYDTASIYGGIFDASSHSWDEDACSRVGIDPLILPKPVPVTARVGELSPEAAELLSVTQESSVIAGSGDSFASLVGEGAVSPGDLMIYLGTSATRILVQAPLQTIAAGPHYGAGRASFCGRIFSCGESMEHYRTLLGKEGWRELDAAASEVPPGSDGVFVIPHLKQRGTDEEGLRDRESIVGLETSHGPDILFRAFLEGVAYRLREGYEPIEGEVGRILLAGGGARSAIFASIIASVLGRELVLTPDGGASGGMALLAAWSLGFSPSLDALVGSWFSKRRIIESDPEAVTYYTRAYPRYKKIVSVIDDLYRIIDR; via the coding sequence ATGGCCCTTATCGATCCTGTGCTTTTTCTGGGCTACGATCTAGGTTCGCACGGCGCCAAGGCGACCCTTCGTGACCTTTCGGGTCAGGTGCTTGCCTCTGTTTCTCGTTCTCATACAATCGACCGTCCTCACCCGGGATGGCAGGAACAAGATCCTGTGGCTCTCTGGTGGGAGGAGTTCGTCGATATCGTCCGGAGCATCAAGCTCCAAGTAGCGGCACGACCCATGGCAGAAAAGGGGCCCCTTAGGCTGGCGGGAATCGGGATTACCGGTTTCGTTCCCGGACTTTGCGCCTTGGACCGTTTTGGGCTCCCGGTTCGGATGGGGATCATGCATACCGACCTTCGCGCCGGGGCGGAACTACAGCAGATTCAGCAGCGCTTGAATGAGCCCGTCAGTCTCGGAACCCTGCTTCCGAAGCTTCTTTGGATAAAAGATCATGAACCGGATACGTATGCGAGGATTTCCAAGGTTCTCGTGCCTCATGCCTATCTTGTCTATCGCCTCACAGGGAAGATGGTCTGCGACTACGACACCGCTTCGATTTACGGCGGCATCTTCGATGCCTCTTCCCACAGCTGGGATGAGGATGCGTGTAGCCGTGTGGGTATCGATCCTCTTATCCTTCCGAAACCTGTCCCTGTTACGGCACGGGTAGGGGAACTTAGTCCCGAGGCTGCAGAACTCCTTTCGGTTACACAAGAGAGCTCCGTTATCGCCGGAAGTGGGGATAGCTTTGCATCATTAGTAGGTGAGGGAGCCGTCTCTCCCGGAGATCTTATGATCTACCTCGGCACCAGTGCCACCAGAATCCTGGTCCAGGCGCCTTTGCAAACTATTGCCGCAGGGCCTCACTATGGAGCGGGTCGTGCCAGCTTTTGCGGCAGGATTTTTTCCTGTGGTGAGTCCATGGAGCATTACCGTACGCTTCTGGGAAAAGAGGGGTGGCGGGAACTCGATGCCGCCGCCTCCGAGGTCCCGCCCGGATCTGACGGAGTCTTTGTGATACCGCATCTCAAGCAGCGGGGGACCGACGAAGAGGGCCTCCGTGACCGGGAAAGCATTGTAGGCCTTGAGACCTCCCATGGACCAGATATCTTGTTTCGGGCCTTTCTGGAGGGGGTCGCCTACCGCCTGAGGGAGGGGTATGAGCCGATCGAAGGGGAGGTCGGCCGGATATTGCTTGCCGGCGGCGGTGCCCGAAGTGCGATATTTGCATCCATCATCGCCTCGGTCTTGGGCCGGGAACTTGTGCTCACCCCCGACGGCGGTGCAAGCGGAGGCATGGCCTTGCTTGCGGCCTGGAGCCTCGGATTTTCACCCTCCCTTGATGCATTGGTCGGGTCGTGGTTTTCCAAACGCCGGATAATCGAGTCTGATCCGGAAGCGGTAACATATTACACTCGTGCGTATCCGCGCTATAAAAAGATCGTTTCGGTGATCGATGATTTGTACCGGATCATTGATCGGTAA
- a CDS encoding class I fructose-bisphosphate aldolase — protein sequence MDKTRRMRQIFRKDGKSLIVAMDHGSNAGAVKGLKQPAKVIEAVVAGGADAIIANMGFAKRFASEMADVGFIARMDVSPTMIGKGHASHLVYEVEYALRLGADAVIVNGGPGIGVEEETLPNIAAVVDACDALGMPVVGEMSPGGFDSDPELKTIDNIVLGARIAAELGVDFVKTVYRPGFEKVIEGCFCPVVVLGGAKTNDTKSFLASIVDAVSQGGAGVAIGRNVWGNAKPAAMAKALSAIIHEHANTEAAWDIYQSQQW from the coding sequence ATGGATAAGACGCGAAGAATGCGGCAGATCTTCCGCAAGGATGGAAAGAGTTTGATAGTGGCCATGGACCACGGCAGTAATGCCGGAGCCGTTAAAGGTCTCAAACAGCCTGCCAAGGTGATTGAAGCGGTCGTAGCCGGCGGGGCCGATGCGATTATTGCGAACATGGGTTTTGCAAAGCGCTTTGCCTCGGAGATGGCCGATGTCGGTTTTATCGCACGGATGGATGTTTCTCCCACGATGATCGGAAAGGGGCATGCAAGCCATCTTGTATATGAGGTCGAATATGCCCTCCGGCTCGGTGCCGATGCCGTTATTGTAAACGGCGGACCGGGAATCGGTGTGGAGGAAGAGACATTACCCAATATAGCAGCCGTTGTGGACGCCTGCGATGCCCTCGGTATGCCGGTCGTGGGGGAGATGAGCCCTGGAGGCTTTGATTCCGATCCGGAATTAAAGACCATCGACAACATTGTTCTTGGGGCCCGTATCGCTGCGGAACTGGGTGTCGACTTTGTCAAAACAGTGTATCGACCGGGATTTGAGAAGGTTATCGAGGGCTGTTTCTGTCCAGTTGTTGTTCTGGGCGGTGCAAAGACCAATGATACGAAGAGCTTTCTCGCTTCCATTGTCGACGCGGTGTCGCAAGGCGGAGCAGGCGTTGCCATCGGAAGAAATGTCTGGGGAAATGCGAAGCCTGCTGCAATGGCTAAGGCCCTTTCCGCAATCATCCATGAACATGCCAATACCGAAGCGGCCTGGGACATCTATCAGTCTCAACAGTGGTAA
- a CDS encoding xanthine dehydrogenase family protein molybdopterin-binding subunit, translated as MKYQVVNKPVNRLDAFEKVTGRVKYVGDVNFGHQLYAKTVYAAYPHAKIIKIDTSKAEALPGVAAVITARDVPATNVMFGRFPVLADHEVKYIGDGVAVVAAETKDVASQAAALVEVEYETLPGVWSVDAGIEANLKVHDDLPDNVIESSHYPMYMGDVQKGFAEADHVFEQSYRTQFADQAYIEPEVIIALPDPYRIGVEIHGSIQNPYSIRENVAKVLGLKLSQVRVIQGTIGGSFGGKDESVMSMAARCSVLALKTGRPVKMVLTREECFAESCKRHAYLCNYKVGVKADGSITAVEDAIYTQGGAYNNKAMFANWRGSVHAAGAYYSPNVKTDVYGIYSNTIYGGAYRGFSAPQIVFANESLMDEIAEYLKMDPRDFRLKNCLKAGDEIATGQILKPGEIEVPLAEMIRDTCTRADWDEKRKRFAAFNKESKVIKRGIGMSITFRGTGLGGEGIDCAGATITIDKDGSINIQSDLIEMGQGMRTVHAQIAAEVLGVGLDRMTFSTSDTSVTMDGGPTVASRGTLAGGKAVMLAAQKLKDRMLKVAAEDWGVDPADLEIEHEVVSHKERKELEIGFDDLVLRCLQGLGVTLSAQGWHTPGPEHLDHATGRGNAYPSYIYGVAVSDISVDTDTGRISVDHVALSYELGRAINPQQVEGQLIGGFMQGIGYAIMEDMESKDGVLLSRNFDDYMIPTAADLPVFDLKLYETDDNIGPFGAKGVGEIGIELAAPSIANALMFATGRRIRELPLNLERVLIGRNLTK; from the coding sequence GTGAAGTATCAGGTAGTAAATAAACCAGTCAACAGACTGGATGCTTTTGAGAAGGTGACAGGGCGTGTCAAATATGTCGGTGATGTCAACTTTGGGCATCAGCTCTATGCAAAGACCGTCTATGCGGCATATCCCCATGCAAAGATCATAAAGATCGATACCTCGAAGGCTGAGGCGCTTCCCGGTGTTGCTGCGGTTATTACCGCCCGTGATGTTCCTGCCACCAATGTTATGTTCGGTCGTTTTCCTGTTCTTGCCGATCATGAGGTGAAGTACATAGGTGACGGCGTTGCTGTTGTGGCTGCGGAAACCAAGGATGTGGCAAGCCAAGCTGCGGCCCTGGTCGAGGTGGAATACGAAACGCTGCCCGGCGTCTGGAGCGTGGATGCGGGAATCGAGGCAAACCTGAAGGTCCATGATGATCTTCCGGATAATGTTATCGAAAGCAGCCATTATCCCATGTATATGGGGGATGTTCAAAAGGGCTTTGCCGAGGCCGATCATGTCTTTGAACAAAGTTACCGTACCCAGTTCGCCGATCAGGCCTATATTGAGCCCGAGGTCATTATCGCCCTTCCTGATCCTTACCGTATCGGTGTGGAAATTCACGGATCGATCCAGAATCCCTATTCTATCAGGGAGAACGTGGCAAAGGTCCTCGGTCTTAAATTGAGCCAGGTTCGAGTGATTCAGGGAACCATCGGCGGTAGCTTCGGCGGGAAGGACGAATCCGTCATGTCCATGGCTGCCAGATGTTCGGTTCTTGCCCTGAAGACAGGGCGCCCCGTTAAGATGGTGCTGACCCGCGAAGAGTGTTTTGCCGAAAGCTGCAAGCGACACGCGTACCTTTGCAACTATAAGGTTGGGGTCAAGGCCGACGGAAGTATCACCGCCGTCGAAGATGCCATCTATACCCAGGGGGGGGCCTACAACAACAAGGCGATGTTCGCCAACTGGCGAGGTTCGGTTCATGCCGCCGGTGCCTATTACTCGCCCAATGTTAAAACCGATGTCTACGGAATTTATAGCAATACCATCTACGGCGGGGCCTATCGTGGCTTTTCCGCTCCTCAGATCGTATTTGCCAATGAGTCGCTGATGGACGAGATCGCCGAATACCTGAAGATGGACCCCCGGGATTTCAGGCTGAAGAACTGTCTGAAGGCGGGGGATGAGATCGCCACGGGGCAGATTCTCAAGCCCGGCGAGATTGAGGTACCCCTTGCCGAGATGATACGGGATACCTGTACCCGTGCCGACTGGGATGAAAAGCGAAAGCGTTTTGCTGCCTTTAACAAAGAGTCGAAGGTGATCAAGAGGGGAATCGGCATGTCCATCACCTTTCGGGGCACTGGGCTTGGAGGCGAGGGAATCGACTGTGCCGGTGCAACCATCACCATAGATAAAGACGGCAGCATCAACATCCAGAGCGATCTGATCGAGATGGGGCAGGGAATGCGAACCGTTCATGCCCAGATCGCCGCAGAGGTGCTTGGCGTCGGACTCGATCGCATGACCTTCTCCACCAGCGACACCAGCGTCACCATGGATGGAGGGCCTACCGTTGCCAGCAGAGGCACCCTGGCCGGGGGCAAAGCGGTTATGCTGGCTGCCCAGAAGCTCAAAGACCGAATGCTCAAGGTAGCTGCAGAGGACTGGGGGGTTGATCCAGCAGATCTTGAGATCGAGCATGAGGTGGTGAGTCACAAAGAGCGAAAGGAACTTGAGATCGGCTTTGACGACCTTGTACTTCGCTGTCTTCAGGGCCTGGGTGTAACGCTTAGTGCCCAGGGCTGGCATACGCCGGGCCCTGAACACCTCGATCATGCCACCGGGCGGGGAAACGCCTATCCCAGTTACATCTACGGTGTGGCCGTGAGCGATATCTCGGTGGACACCGATACCGGCCGGATAAGCGTCGATCATGTTGCCCTCAGTTACGAACTGGGGCGGGCCATCAATCCCCAGCAGGTAGAAGGGCAGCTGATCGGCGGCTTTATGCAGGGAATCGGCTATGCCATCATGGAAGATATGGAAAGCAAAGATGGTGTGCTGCTTTCCCGCAACTTTGACGATTATATGATTCCTACGGCGGCCGACCTTCCTGTTTTTGATCTGAAACTGTACGAGACCGATGACAATATCGGCCCCTTCGGGGCTAAGGGCGTCGGTGAAATCGGAATCGAACTTGCCGCCCCGAGCATAGCCAACGCCCTCATGTTTGCAACGGGCCGGCGAATTCGGGAGCTTCCCCTCAATCTTGAGCGGGTGCTGATCGGTAGAAATCTGACCAAATGA
- a CDS encoding zinc-dependent alcohol dehydrogenase, which produces MGSNDLQLPSSMKQAVMTEPGSIELRDVALPVMGEGDVLVKIDAVGICTWEQKFFKGIPGSYPFIGGHEISGRVLAVGPAVAQPLSPGDKVVVASLTRCGECYYCRRGMDNLCLHTGSESTPGEMWGPGGFAEYFVARGYEVFKVSDQMPAAVGTLAEPLACVLRSIDRGGIEFGDTVVVMGGGVMGLLHLMLAKARGARVIMSEPDGERRKKALELGAIKAVDPLHEDLKAAVLAETGGIGARTVFFTAGGAKAVESGIGILMKNGILVVYGSTPKGDSFPLDPSTLHYDEIFLTGVTKHTKDTFRRAAELISSGSLPLESLISKRMPFDSVKEAFSLAGRLDTYRVIMEM; this is translated from the coding sequence ATGGGTAGCAACGATTTACAACTCCCCTCTTCGATGAAGCAAGCGGTGATGACCGAACCGGGGTCGATTGAGCTTCGGGATGTGGCCCTTCCTGTTATGGGGGAAGGTGATGTACTGGTGAAGATTGACGCGGTTGGGATCTGCACCTGGGAGCAGAAATTCTTTAAGGGAATTCCCGGTTCTTACCCCTTTATCGGCGGACATGAGATTTCCGGCCGGGTTCTTGCCGTCGGACCGGCGGTTGCTCAGCCCCTGTCTCCTGGCGATAAGGTTGTCGTGGCCAGCCTTACCCGGTGTGGTGAGTGCTATTACTGCAGGAGGGGCATGGACAATCTTTGTCTTCATACCGGTTCAGAGTCCACTCCGGGAGAAATGTGGGGCCCAGGCGGTTTCGCAGAATATTTTGTTGCAAGGGGATATGAGGTGTTCAAGGTTTCCGATCAAATGCCTGCGGCTGTCGGAACCCTTGCCGAACCCCTCGCCTGTGTATTGCGAAGTATCGACCGGGGAGGCATCGAGTTCGGTGATACCGTCGTGGTCATGGGCGGCGGGGTCATGGGACTCCTTCATCTGATGTTGGCAAAGGCGCGGGGAGCCCGTGTTATCATGAGTGAACCTGATGGGGAGCGGAGAAAAAAGGCGCTTGAGCTGGGGGCGATTAAGGCCGTCGATCCCCTGCATGAGGATCTGAAGGCTGCGGTGCTTGCGGAAACAGGTGGAATCGGTGCCCGAACGGTCTTTTTTACCGCCGGAGGGGCCAAGGCTGTGGAATCGGGGATCGGAATCCTGATGAAGAACGGTATTCTCGTCGTCTATGGCTCGACGCCGAAGGGAGACAGTTTTCCCCTCGATCCATCAACCCTCCATTACGATGAGATATTCCTTACCGGTGTGACAAAGCATACAAAGGATACCTTTCGGAGGGCCGCGGAGCTGATAAGTAGTGGTTCCCTTCCTCTGGAAAGCCTGATAAGTAAGCGTATGCCCTTCGATTCGGTAAAGGAGGCTTTCTCGCTTGCAGGACGCCTTGATACCTATCGGGTCATCATGGAAATGTAG